Genomic segment of Actinomycetota bacterium:
GGACCGGGTTCTCCGCCCGGGGGAAGCGAACCGTGCCGGCAACCAGAGCCGCCGGCTAGACGGCGGTGCGTTCGGCGGCGTGACGCCGCTCGAGCTCGTTCAGTCCGCCCCAGATCCCGTGGGGTTCGCGGGTCAACAGCGCGAACGTGAGGCAGGCTTGCCGGACCGAGCACTCGGCGCAGATCGCCTTGGCTCGAGATTCCCGAACGACACGCTCTTCCCTGGTTTCCACGTGCGTGG
This window contains:
- a CDS encoding WhiB family transcriptional regulator, with product MRPTWELNLVWQSEAGCRGSDANLFFSPTHVETREERVVRESRAKAICAECSVRQACLTFALLTREPHGIWGGLNELERRHAAERTAV